CAGCAGCGCGAGCGGCGAGGCACCCTCGCGCCCCAGCAGGTTGTGCACGCCCTCGGCCGGGGCGTTGCGCGGTGACCCGGCGTCGACCACCAGCACCCGTCGCCGCGACCGCGCCAGCGCGATCGCCCCGCTGAGCCCGGCGGCCCCGCCGCCCACCACCACCACGTCGTACGCGTCCTGCTGGCCCATCTGGTCCTCCTCGTCGTCGGTGGCAGCAGCCTGCGAGATCGCAGCCGTCGATGACAAACTCCTTTGCCGACGTGGCAAACTCCCCGGCATGGACGAGCTCGACGACGTGCTGGACTCCGTCGGCCCCCGGCTGCGTGCGCTGCGCCTGGAGGCCGAGCTGACCCTGGCCGACCTGTCCGGCACCACCGGCATCTCGGTCAGCACCCTGTCGCGCCTGGAGTCCGGGGGACGCCGCCCGACGCTGGAGCTGCTGCTGCCCCTGGCCCGCGCCCACGGGTTGGCGCTGGACGACCTGGTCGACACCAGCGGCGCCGACGACCCGCGGGTGGTGCAGCGCGGCGTGACGCGGGGCGGCATGACGATGGTGCCGCTGAGCCGCCGTGCGGGCGGGCTGCAGGCCTACAAACTGACCATCGCGCCCGGCCGCCGCCGTCGCACGCCGGACCCGCAGACCCACGAGGGCTACGAGTGGCTCTACG
This genomic interval from Nocardioides scoriae contains the following:
- a CDS encoding helix-turn-helix domain-containing protein, which translates into the protein MDELDDVLDSVGPRLRALRLEAELTLADLSGTTGISVSTLSRLESGGRRPTLELLLPLARAHGLALDDLVDTSGADDPRVVQRGVTRGGMTMVPLSRRAGGLQAYKLTIAPGRRRRTPDPQTHEGYEWLYVLDGRLRMVLGEHDVVLEPGEVAEFDTRLPHWFGGADERRVEFLSIFGREGERMHTRARSTDTRAED